One part of the Tunicatimonas pelagia genome encodes these proteins:
- a CDS encoding 3D domain-containing protein produces MWIETVGTSTAQHRSAAGVILDIAFRSHRNKYYPLNSMLLKSVVFIVVKDNIAMKNTTTSTLLITLFALNIFSCQNRETLEVTATAYNSVEAQTKKGDPTTAAWGDKLEPGMKVIAVSRDLLHEHGLDRHTKVKIKGLPGTYRVLDKMNKRWKKRIDIYMGTDIQKAREWGKQQVEISWMAGS; encoded by the coding sequence ATGTGGATTGAGACTGTCGGCACCTCAACCGCTCAGCATCGGTCAGCAGCAGGAGTTATTTTAGATATTGCTTTCCGATCACACCGGAACAAGTATTACCCATTGAACAGTATGTTGCTCAAATCTGTTGTTTTCATAGTTGTTAAGGACAATATCGCTATGAAAAACACCACTACCTCTACCCTATTAATTACGCTGTTTGCCCTCAATATCTTTTCCTGTCAAAATCGGGAAACACTAGAAGTTACTGCTACTGCCTATAATTCAGTAGAAGCCCAAACCAAAAAGGGCGATCCTACTACGGCTGCTTGGGGCGATAAGCTTGAACCCGGCATGAAGGTTATTGCAGTCTCTCGCGACCTGCTTCACGAGCATGGCTTAGACCGGCATACCAAAGTGAAAATTAAGGGCCTACCGGGAACGTATCGGGTGCTAGACAAGATGAACAAGCGCTGGAAGAAGCGAATCGATATTTATATGGGCACCGATATTCAAAAAGCCCGGGAATGGGGCAAGCAGCAAGTAGAAATCTCCTG
- a CDS encoding DUF72 domain-containing protein, whose protein sequence is MKFGKLADISKVNFTLPPDHPATQPVLENHGGSANPRVFVGSARWGERDLIGKIYPPKTPAKDYLTHYSRHFSTIELNSTHYQLPSVNQVTQWKQKAEESFTFCPKLPQSISHQTDFGQGIYATEQLAPALRAFGNQLGMPFMQLPPTFHPQKGKLLFNYLEQWPQDIPLAIEFRHPDWFSQPRLRDRAFQLLEEMNVSTVITDTAGRRDVVHMRLTTSSVMVRFVGNRLHHTDYLRIDTWVQRIKKWLKLGLQEMYFIVHQPEEALCVDLSTYLVQQLNQECGLRLSAPQPLSIGQQQELF, encoded by the coding sequence ATGAAATTTGGAAAGCTCGCTGATATATCAAAAGTTAACTTTACCCTTCCTCCTGACCATCCGGCTACGCAACCAGTTCTTGAAAACCACGGTGGCTCTGCCAATCCGCGAGTGTTCGTTGGCTCGGCTCGTTGGGGAGAGCGTGATCTGATTGGAAAGATTTATCCGCCCAAAACTCCTGCTAAAGATTATCTTACGCATTATTCCCGCCACTTTTCTACCATTGAACTAAATAGCACGCACTATCAACTTCCTAGCGTGAATCAAGTTACTCAGTGGAAACAGAAAGCCGAAGAATCATTTACCTTCTGTCCTAAACTACCCCAATCAATTAGCCACCAGACAGATTTCGGTCAGGGTATTTACGCCACTGAACAACTAGCCCCAGCGTTACGCGCCTTTGGCAACCAGCTAGGGATGCCTTTTATGCAACTACCGCCTACGTTTCATCCGCAAAAGGGAAAGTTATTATTCAATTACCTAGAACAGTGGCCTCAGGATATTCCGCTGGCGATAGAGTTTCGCCATCCTGATTGGTTTAGTCAACCGCGCCTTCGCGACCGGGCGTTTCAACTGCTGGAAGAAATGAATGTAAGTACGGTGATTACCGATACTGCCGGACGGCGCGATGTTGTGCATATGCGACTAACGACTTCTAGCGTGATGGTTCGTTTTGTCGGTAACCGTCTACATCACACTGATTACCTACGGATTGATACCTGGGTACAGCGAATTAAAAAGTGGCTGAAGCTCGGTCTTCAAGAGATGTACTTCATTGTGCATCAGCCCGAAGAAGCACTTTGCGTTGACCTTAGCACCTACTTAGTGCAACAACTAAATCAGGAATGTGGATTGAGACTGTCGGCACCTCAACCGCTCAGCATCGGTCAGCAGCAGGAGTTATTTTAG
- the porQ gene encoding type IX secretion system protein PorQ — protein MQRFILLLGITIATLSAQHLYAQVGGQRVFEFLEISSTAQITALGRQQVALGYDSSRVQEVTQFMFNPALNQPGLHQQVSIHYTPYYADIAQVSLGYSHHREAVGTFGVALQYLNYGSLESFDATGLPAGDFSAQDFAVVLNYSHEMRPFRLGGNLKWVNSQISGYAATGLLADVSGVFRHPTQDLTVALVFSNFGILLRDELSAGIRELPSDVKIGVSVKPQFMPFRFHFTAYRLINGYDYREEDGEELGIGGQILRHLSFGSELLLTPNFQLRVGYNHLTRSTLQLPQTAGGAGLTFGLMFRTNTFRVDYSRATLHAAGAFNQVGLSLNLDQIFLKKL, from the coding sequence ATGCAACGATTTATCCTTTTACTGGGAATAACAATTGCCACACTGAGTGCTCAGCATTTGTATGCGCAGGTGGGCGGGCAACGGGTATTTGAGTTTCTAGAGATCAGCTCTACTGCTCAGATAACCGCGCTGGGTCGTCAGCAAGTAGCTTTGGGGTACGATTCTAGCCGGGTGCAGGAAGTTACTCAGTTCATGTTCAATCCAGCACTCAATCAGCCGGGGCTTCATCAGCAAGTCTCTATTCACTACACTCCCTACTATGCTGACATTGCCCAAGTGTCTTTAGGTTATTCTCATCATCGGGAAGCGGTCGGTACATTTGGCGTAGCCCTTCAGTACTTGAATTACGGCTCATTGGAAAGTTTTGATGCAACTGGCTTGCCTGCGGGAGATTTCTCAGCCCAAGATTTTGCGGTTGTGCTGAACTACAGCCACGAGATGCGCCCGTTTCGGTTGGGGGGGAATTTGAAGTGGGTAAACAGTCAAATCTCAGGCTATGCGGCTACCGGATTGTTGGCTGATGTTTCGGGCGTGTTTCGGCATCCTACCCAAGATTTAACGGTGGCGTTGGTGTTCAGCAATTTTGGCATTCTGCTACGGGATGAACTTTCGGCGGGCATTCGGGAATTGCCCAGCGATGTGAAGATTGGCGTTTCGGTAAAACCTCAGTTTATGCCCTTTCGTTTTCACTTTACGGCTTATCGTCTCATTAATGGCTACGACTACCGGGAAGAAGATGGGGAAGAACTAGGCATAGGCGGGCAAATACTTCGTCATTTATCATTTGGTTCAGAACTGTTATTAACCCCTAATTTTCAGCTACGGGTGGGCTATAACCATTTAACCCGAAGCACGTTACAATTACCACAAACGGCGGGTGGGGCCGGACTTACTTTCGGACTCATGTTTAGAACGAACACCTTTCGGGTCGATTACAGCCGGGCTACACTGCACGCGGCTGGTGCCTTTAATCAAGTTGGACTGTCGCTGAACTTAGATCAAATATTTCTCAAGAAGCTTTAG